A DNA window from Massilia putida contains the following coding sequences:
- a CDS encoding DUF1566 domain-containing protein has protein sequence MNHQNEIPAALGAPLEGGFYAGRIMIAGGPYALIVAPKDEGERNDAAWLDSEDRAEGADSYCDGMQNTKAMAAAGSELAEWALGLNIGGHADWYIPSQDELEIIYRNLKPTARTNSLYGRSGVNASAVPPTHAYTAGLPAQTAAPDFVEGGAQAFVNEWYWSSTQHASDDAYAWYQYFNYGNQSYNYKSAELRARAVRRFAI, from the coding sequence ATGAACCACCAAAACGAAATTCCTGCCGCGCTGGGCGCTCCGCTCGAAGGAGGCTTCTACGCCGGTCGCATCATGATCGCTGGCGGGCCGTATGCGTTGATCGTCGCGCCGAAGGACGAAGGCGAGCGCAATGATGCCGCTTGGCTCGACTCCGAAGACCGCGCAGAAGGCGCCGACAGCTATTGCGATGGTATGCAGAACACGAAGGCGATGGCGGCGGCTGGCAGCGAACTGGCGGAATGGGCGCTGGGCCTGAATATCGGCGGCCACGCGGACTGGTACATCCCGAGCCAGGACGAGTTGGAGATCATTTATCGCAACCTGAAGCCAACCGCGCGCACGAACTCCCTGTACGGCCGGTCCGGCGTGAACGCATCGGCCGTGCCGCCAACCCACGCCTACACCGCGGGCCTGCCGGCGCAGACCGCGGCGCCGGATTTCGTCGAAGGCGGCGCACAGGCGTTCGTCAACGAATGGTACTGGTCGAGCACGCAGCACGCTTCCGACGATGCTTATGCCTGGTACCAGTACTTCAACTACGGCAACCAGAGCTACAACTACAAGTCGGCCGAGTTGCGCGCCCGCGCCGTCCGCAGATTCGCAATTTAA
- the rdgC gene encoding recombination-associated protein RdgC codes for MMRAISRLERPCSKCSRRTSWILRMDNLLLVKQPSRKNPRECHSYPLPPAPSARFKLSSLERNQCPVCAGTGVQFAAESVSSLPWNGCPVWSGIRKAPFNFMIDQDATLRATGESKAQVGYKRHTLEVGEMRDHIARGKQCVRLAMTWNSRISFVLTDGLSIKSVKPLDVIKENDGPPCSDVERFDNDFALMTGEYNRMLTDLVEALGGEAKA; via the coding sequence ATGATGCGGGCGATCTCCCGCTTGGAGCGGCCGTGCTCGAAATGCAGCCGCAGGACTTCATGGATTTTGCGCATGGATAACCTTTTGTTGGTCAAGCAACCCTCCCGGAAAAATCCGCGAGAGTGCCACAGTTATCCCTTGCCGCCAGCCCCTTCGGCCCGCTTCAAACTGTCCAGTTTGGAGCGGAATCAGTGTCCAGTTTGCGCTGGAACGGGTGTCCAGTTTGCCGCGGAATCAGTGTCCAGTTTGCCGTGGAATGGGTGTCCAGTTTGGTCTGGAATACGCAAAGCACCCTTCAACTTCATGATCGACCAAGACGCGACGCTGCGCGCGACTGGCGAAAGCAAGGCCCAGGTTGGCTACAAACGTCACACGCTCGAAGTCGGCGAAATGCGTGACCACATCGCCCGCGGCAAACAGTGCGTGCGCCTTGCCATGACTTGGAACAGCCGAATCTCGTTCGTCCTGACGGACGGCCTGTCGATCAAGAGCGTCAAGCCGCTGGACGTCATCAAGGAAAACGACGGGCCCCCTTGCAGCGACGTCGAGCGCTTCGACAACGACTTCGCCCTGATGACGGGCGAGTACAACCGGATGCTGACGGACCTCGTCGAGGCGCTCGGCGGCGAGGCCAAGGCATGA
- the istA gene encoding IS21 family transposase gives MRKIHEVLRLHFEHGRSKREIARIINASPTTVSDYLARAKVAGLPYPMPADLDDAALEWRLFPPSEPSSVKRPAPNWLTVHNELRRKGVTLELLWQEYKVEQADGLQYSAFCDHYRRWRQQLTLSMRQTHTPGERLFVDYAGQTVGVTDGATGEIRDAQIFVAVLGASNYTYLEATWSQQLPDWIGSHVRALEFFGGCTELWVPDNLRSGVTKASRYEPDLNPTYHDLAEHYGVAVLPARARRPKDKAKVENGVLVITRWVLARLRHQRFFSLNELNRALRTLLADVNQRPFKKLPGCRASAFAEMDQPALRPLPQRRYEYAEWKVARVGIDYHVEIDGHYYSVPCQHARAQVDVRVTKMTVEIFQRGQRIASHAYCTVKGRHTTIDAHMPAAHREVAGWNATTLTTRAAAIGPRCAVLVERLLHQRRHPQQAYRSCLGVLSLGQRYGVERLEAACAHALKHGAVSWKSVQAILKNGLDQQPQGVQRTLDLPEHENLRGAAYYQSHQLH, from the coding sequence ATGCGCAAAATCCATGAAGTCCTGCGGCTGCATTTCGAGCACGGCCGCTCCAAGCGGGAGATCGCCCGCATCATCAACGCCTCGCCGACCACCGTGTCGGACTACCTGGCCCGCGCCAAGGTGGCAGGCTTGCCGTATCCGATGCCGGCGGATCTTGACGACGCCGCGCTTGAGTGGCGGCTGTTTCCGCCGAGCGAGCCATCGTCAGTGAAGCGTCCGGCGCCGAACTGGCTGACGGTGCACAACGAGCTGCGCCGCAAGGGCGTCACGCTCGAGCTGCTGTGGCAGGAGTACAAGGTCGAGCAGGCCGACGGCCTGCAGTACAGCGCCTTCTGCGACCACTACCGCCGCTGGCGCCAGCAGCTGACGCTGTCGATGCGCCAGACCCACACGCCGGGCGAACGGCTGTTCGTCGACTATGCCGGCCAGACCGTCGGCGTCACCGACGGCGCCACCGGCGAAATCCGCGACGCGCAGATCTTTGTCGCCGTACTGGGCGCGTCGAACTACACCTATCTCGAAGCCACCTGGAGCCAGCAGCTGCCTGACTGGATTGGCAGCCACGTGCGCGCGCTCGAGTTCTTCGGCGGCTGCACGGAGCTGTGGGTACCGGACAACCTGCGCAGCGGCGTGACCAAGGCGTCGCGCTACGAGCCGGACCTCAACCCGACCTACCACGACCTGGCGGAGCACTACGGCGTGGCCGTGCTGCCGGCACGTGCCCGACGTCCGAAAGATAAAGCGAAGGTCGAGAACGGCGTGCTGGTGATCACCCGTTGGGTGCTGGCGCGGCTGCGCCACCAGCGCTTCTTCAGCCTCAACGAGCTCAATCGCGCACTGCGGACCCTGCTGGCCGATGTGAACCAGCGGCCCTTCAAGAAGCTGCCGGGCTGCCGCGCCAGCGCCTTTGCGGAGATGGACCAGCCGGCCCTGCGTCCGCTGCCGCAACGGCGCTACGAGTACGCCGAATGGAAGGTGGCCCGGGTGGGCATCGACTATCACGTCGAGATCGACGGGCACTACTACTCGGTACCATGCCAGCACGCGCGCGCCCAGGTGGACGTGCGCGTCACCAAGATGACCGTCGAAATCTTCCAGCGCGGCCAGCGCATCGCCAGCCACGCCTACTGCACCGTCAAGGGCCGCCATACGACGATCGACGCGCACATGCCCGCGGCGCACCGTGAAGTCGCCGGCTGGAACGCCACCACGCTGACGACGCGGGCCGCTGCGATCGGGCCGCGTTGCGCGGTGCTGGTTGAGCGGCTGCTGCATCAGCGGCGTCATCCCCAGCAGGCTTACCGCAGCTGCCTCGGCGTGCTGTCGTTGGGCCAGCGATATGGCGTCGAACGCCTGGAGGCGGCCTGCGCCCACGCCCTCAAGCACGGTGCGGTGAGCTGGAAGAGCGTGCAGGCCATCCTCAAGAACGGACTCGACCAGCAACCGCAGGGCGTGCAGCGCACGCTCGACTTGCCCGAGCACGAGAACCTGCGCGGCGCCGCCTACTACCAATCGCATCAGCTGCACTGA
- a CDS encoding chemotaxis protein CheW yields MRVQFAAERVSSFGGIRNEARTLLPTMAATRAGFQRLEQELVGSLVQEKVGNVLAGIATQAQYAIDLVVRNLYERTADIGFLATDRELCSFAAGQADDVHAVRRRLRAYRSKYTVYDDILILDTHGRMLARIDETHPLAISSDALVAQSLASPHYVETFRASDLRPDKTRALIYSRRMLHPDSGVPIGVLCLCFNFEEEMAGIFRSLADEDGRTLLLLLDGDGRVIASADPDWVREDSRVPLNLDGEARLLLHCGREYLVSTQPAAGYQGYKGPPGWHGQVMTPVDVAFRRRPRAVLDHIPAAVAEGLLTHARSFCPPLFDIITAADTVRRVVWNGQVATAGCVGDVHKLKTVLAQVGETGARSNELFGQSIGDLYETALASHLRDAESVARLLVDLLDRNLYERSDDCRWWALTPELRHALTEPEQDFETREHLGEILDYINGLYTVYTRLFVYDSQGRILVSSSRDGAASMAGERIDEDTLAAVLALRGEQQYHVTPFRPDPLYDGRPTYVYHAAIRDPGMDAGGVVGGIGIVFDAEAEFSAMLKGALGDTDNASALFVDRGGRVIASTDRTRPVGARIELDPQLLALDNGRHASRVVEHDGQYAVMACCASSGYREFKVSDGYRDDVLALVFLTFGAVCPRQGGARRTVTGPALLRTEAHGGTPDTAGEFATFVVDGTLFAVPAASVLEARSASEISPVSMGGRRERMGVIAARADGDGDRFVWVFDLGCLMRGTPSTIGQASQAIVLRHGSAVMAILADDLDSMLSFHPSHIMPSPVAGGADGLLVKQVVRANGGGLIVQILDVIQLFTCIEDPSLPTILPIDVPSVGVLAEAVTAT; encoded by the coding sequence ATGCGTGTCCAGTTTGCGGCGGAACGGGTGTCCAGTTTCGGCGGAATACGCAACGAAGCCCGCACGCTGCTGCCGACCATGGCCGCGACGCGCGCCGGTTTCCAGCGCCTGGAGCAGGAACTGGTCGGCAGCCTGGTACAGGAAAAGGTCGGCAACGTGCTGGCTGGCATTGCGACCCAAGCCCAATACGCGATCGATCTTGTCGTGCGCAATCTATACGAGCGGACAGCCGATATCGGCTTTCTTGCCACCGACAGGGAACTCTGCTCGTTCGCGGCCGGGCAGGCGGATGACGTGCATGCCGTGCGGCGCCGCCTGCGCGCCTACCGCAGCAAGTACACCGTGTACGACGACATCCTGATCCTCGATACGCACGGGCGCATGCTGGCGCGTATTGACGAGACTCATCCGCTCGCCATCAGCAGCGATGCCCTGGTCGCGCAGTCGCTGGCGAGCCCGCATTATGTCGAGACCTTCCGCGCCAGCGACTTGCGGCCGGATAAGACCCGGGCACTGATCTACTCGCGCCGGATGCTGCATCCCGACAGCGGCGTTCCGATCGGCGTGTTGTGCTTGTGCTTCAACTTCGAGGAAGAGATGGCGGGCATCTTCCGCTCCCTGGCCGACGAAGACGGGCGTACGCTGCTACTGCTGCTCGATGGCGACGGGCGTGTGATCGCGAGTGCCGATCCGGACTGGGTGCGCGAGGACAGTCGCGTTCCGCTCAACCTGGACGGCGAGGCTCGCTTGTTATTGCACTGCGGCCGTGAATACTTGGTGTCCACCCAGCCGGCCGCCGGATACCAGGGCTACAAGGGACCGCCCGGCTGGCACGGGCAGGTGATGACGCCGGTCGACGTGGCGTTCCGGCGTCGGCCACGCGCGGTGCTCGACCACATACCGGCGGCCGTGGCCGAGGGTTTGCTGACTCACGCGCGCTCGTTCTGCCCGCCGTTGTTCGATATCATCACCGCGGCCGACACGGTGCGGCGCGTGGTCTGGAACGGCCAAGTCGCCACGGCCGGCTGCGTGGGTGATGTGCACAAGCTCAAGACGGTGCTCGCCCAGGTCGGCGAGACAGGTGCGCGCAGCAACGAATTGTTCGGCCAGTCGATCGGCGACCTATACGAGACGGCACTCGCCTCGCACTTGCGCGACGCCGAATCCGTAGCGCGCCTGCTGGTCGACCTGCTGGACCGCAACCTGTATGAGCGCTCGGACGATTGCCGGTGGTGGGCACTGACACCCGAACTGCGCCACGCTCTGACCGAGCCCGAGCAGGACTTCGAGACGCGCGAGCACCTGGGCGAGATCCTCGACTACATCAATGGCTTGTACACGGTGTACACCCGGCTGTTCGTCTACGACAGCCAGGGCCGCATCCTTGTCTCGAGCAGCCGCGATGGCGCGGCCAGCATGGCCGGCGAGCGCATCGACGAGGACACGCTTGCCGCGGTCCTGGCGCTGCGCGGCGAGCAGCAGTATCACGTGACGCCGTTCCGTCCCGATCCACTGTACGATGGACGGCCGACCTACGTCTACCACGCGGCGATCCGCGATCCGGGCATGGACGCCGGCGGCGTGGTCGGCGGTATCGGCATCGTATTCGACGCCGAGGCCGAATTCAGCGCGATGCTGAAGGGGGCCCTGGGCGACACGGACAACGCAAGCGCACTGTTCGTCGACCGCGGCGGCCGGGTCATCGCCAGCACCGACCGCACGCGCCCCGTCGGAGCGCGAATCGAACTCGATCCGCAGTTGCTGGCACTGGACAACGGCCGGCACGCGTCGCGCGTCGTCGAGCACGACGGCCAGTACGCGGTGATGGCCTGCTGCGCCTCGAGCGGTTACCGCGAGTTCAAGGTCAGCGACGGCTACCGCGACGACGTGCTCGCCCTTGTGTTCCTGACGTTCGGTGCGGTGTGTCCGCGTCAGGGCGGCGCCAGGCGCACAGTGACAGGCCCGGCACTCCTGCGCACCGAAGCCCATGGCGGCACGCCCGACACGGCGGGCGAATTCGCTACCTTCGTCGTCGACGGTACGCTGTTCGCCGTGCCGGCCGCCAGCGTACTCGAGGCGCGTAGCGCCTCGGAGATCTCGCCGGTATCGATGGGAGGACGGCGCGAGCGCATGGGCGTGATCGCGGCCCGTGCCGATGGCGACGGGGACCGCTTCGTCTGGGTATTCGACCTTGGCTGCCTGATGCGCGGCACGCCGTCCACGATCGGCCAGGCCAGCCAGGCCATCGTGCTACGCCACGGTAGCGCCGTGATGGCGATCCTGGCGGACGACCTGGACAGCATGCTCAGTTTTCATCCGTCGCACATCATGCCGTCCCCGGTCGCCGGTGGTGCCGACGGCCTGCTGGTCAAGCAAGTCGTGCGTGCCAACGGGGGCGGGCTGATCGTGCAAATACTCGACGTAATACAGCTGTTCACTTGCATCGAGGACCCGAGCCTACCGACCATCTTGCCGATCGACGTCCCATCGGTCGGTGTCCTGGCGGAGGCCGTCACGGCCACCTGA
- a CDS encoding GAF domain-containing sensor histidine kinase, with the protein MSSTPASEINLSFDQLKVFRQAALILTSSQDLDEALNNTIAACLPALGDFGFFDVALQNGVRRTARAHQDPALEQQLKVSRWQHNGRSDINLCALSSGMPVLHENTDDDWFAHAFPGISRTLQFRSMLSVPVVHGEDLIGSLTLFMAGSGRNHGAADLNFATEISALAAPVVAKARMIAQQRATEIALRTSEQRFQLALRMGGMGAWQWDVLSNTVHWWPGMAELHGLSPGTQLQGVEDYLDLVHPDDRTATAVSMSDDAILSTGKALEYRILWPDGSVRWLETRWQNVHSDDGEWLSRSGICVDITQRMLTEQKLRFVARVSAELAELVEHEETLKRVAHLAVPDFADWCAVDLLGDTDKLIRVAVAHADPAKVRLAYDLHERYPPDPASDSGTWHVIRSGKSVLMAEISDETLAKSIGDPTYLQILRDLELRSYIGVPLVARGRTIGVLTFIFAESRRRYNETDVELAEEIGRRAGVAIDNSMLYRTLQENDRHKDEFLAMLSHELRNPLAPISTAAEMLRMIGHDDPKVMRASDVIARQVKHLNALVSDLLDVSRVTRGLVKLSKEVVDLKCIVENAIEQCRPLLDSKKHVFTLQVEVGQAWILGDQNRLVQVVVNLLNNAAKYTPEAGKITLSLRTAGHQAWIEVKDNGIGIEKEFLPHVFNLFTQAARSLDRAQGGLGIGLALVKTIIGLHGGEIVVCSAGANAGSTFTVSLPLCDNRGAEAVAPAYVSSAEQV; encoded by the coding sequence ATGTCATCAACTCCGGCTTCTGAAATTAACCTGTCCTTCGACCAGTTGAAGGTTTTCCGACAGGCGGCGCTTATCCTTACTTCATCACAAGACCTCGATGAGGCGCTGAACAACACAATTGCGGCTTGCCTTCCAGCCCTGGGCGATTTCGGTTTTTTCGATGTGGCCCTGCAGAATGGGGTGCGTCGCACGGCACGCGCCCATCAGGATCCGGCACTCGAGCAGCAGCTCAAGGTATCGCGCTGGCAGCACAACGGGCGCTCGGACATCAATCTCTGTGCTTTGTCCAGCGGCATGCCCGTACTCCACGAGAACACCGATGACGACTGGTTCGCCCACGCCTTCCCAGGCATATCGCGAACGCTGCAGTTTCGCTCGATGCTATCGGTCCCGGTCGTTCATGGCGAGGACCTGATCGGCTCCTTGACTCTGTTCATGGCAGGTTCAGGTCGGAATCATGGCGCTGCCGACTTGAACTTCGCGACTGAAATCTCCGCGCTGGCGGCACCGGTGGTCGCCAAAGCACGCATGATCGCGCAGCAGCGCGCCACTGAAATCGCGTTGCGCACGAGCGAACAGCGCTTTCAGCTTGCCTTACGGATGGGAGGCATGGGCGCTTGGCAGTGGGATGTCTTGAGCAATACAGTGCATTGGTGGCCAGGCATGGCCGAACTTCATGGCCTGTCACCAGGTACACAGTTGCAAGGTGTCGAGGATTACCTGGATCTGGTGCATCCGGACGACCGTACTGCGACCGCTGTTTCGATGAGCGACGACGCCATTCTGAGCACGGGAAAAGCACTCGAATACCGCATACTCTGGCCCGACGGGAGCGTGCGTTGGCTGGAGACCCGCTGGCAAAACGTCCACAGCGACGACGGCGAGTGGCTGTCCAGATCCGGTATTTGCGTCGATATCACGCAACGCATGCTGACCGAACAGAAACTGCGCTTCGTCGCCCGCGTCAGTGCCGAGTTGGCCGAACTAGTCGAGCATGAAGAGACACTGAAACGCGTTGCGCACCTGGCCGTTCCCGACTTTGCCGACTGGTGCGCGGTCGACCTGCTGGGCGACACCGACAAACTGATACGGGTTGCAGTCGCCCATGCGGATCCGGCAAAGGTCAGGCTCGCCTACGACCTGCATGAACGCTATCCTCCGGACCCTGCATCGGACAGCGGCACGTGGCATGTCATTCGCAGCGGCAAGTCTGTCTTGATGGCAGAAATTTCCGATGAAACATTGGCAAAATCCATCGGTGATCCGACCTACCTTCAGATTCTGCGCGACCTCGAACTGCGTTCGTACATCGGTGTGCCCTTGGTCGCACGCGGCAGGACTATCGGTGTCCTCACATTCATTTTTGCAGAGAGCCGTCGAAGGTACAACGAGACCGACGTTGAGTTGGCCGAAGAGATCGGACGTCGTGCCGGGGTAGCTATCGACAATTCCATGCTGTATCGGACCCTGCAGGAAAACGACCGCCACAAGGACGAGTTCCTTGCCATGCTCAGCCATGAGCTGAGGAACCCGCTGGCGCCGATCTCCACCGCTGCCGAAATGCTGAGGATGATTGGTCATGACGATCCCAAGGTCATGAGGGCCAGCGACGTGATTGCACGACAAGTCAAGCACCTGAATGCGCTCGTGAGTGATTTGCTGGACGTGTCTCGCGTCACCAGAGGGTTGGTGAAACTTAGCAAGGAGGTGGTCGACCTGAAGTGCATTGTCGAAAACGCGATCGAACAATGCCGGCCACTACTTGATTCGAAAAAACACGTATTCACGTTGCAGGTCGAGGTTGGGCAAGCGTGGATACTGGGCGATCAGAATCGCCTGGTGCAGGTCGTCGTGAATCTCTTGAACAACGCGGCAAAGTACACGCCCGAGGCAGGCAAGATCACCCTGTCACTACGTACCGCCGGCCATCAGGCCTGGATCGAGGTCAAGGATAATGGCATAGGCATCGAAAAGGAATTTCTGCCGCACGTGTTTAATTTGTTCACGCAGGCCGCGCGAAGCCTCGACCGGGCGCAGGGCGGCCTTGGCATCGGCCTTGCGCTCGTCAAGACCATCATCGGCTTGCATGGTGGCGAAATCGTTGTGTGTAGCGCTGGTGCTAACGCAGGCAGCACGTTCACGGTGTCGCTGCCTTTGTGCGACAACCGCGGCGCGGAGGCCGTTGCGCCAGCATACGTGTCCTCAGCTGAACAGGTCTGA
- a CDS encoding porin, whose product MTIENNKAALAAAGTLACLLCANAAAQSSVEVYGLIGTYLGSVKRSGDPQAITQLNGGGLTTSFLGFRGSEELGSGNRVIWSLESFYRPDTGEQGRNATDPFWSRNAWVGVEGDFGRLTLGRQTNPMYQSMLQLSPFGTSVVFSPLALQTFVAAYGGNIIGDTVWNNVIRYTTPRFGGLRGSIDYGPGEQAGRAGVANLSVHADYNSGPWSAAVSAQRLRVSVLTPLPVEQKAWMAGVAYDSGLVKLYGNAGHASIDGGNTSRLLDAGLSIPVGARGAILLESARTRLTPAHGAATQRRTTSLGYDYRLSKRTDVYLIHTGDKKTSAGYGATNALGIRHVF is encoded by the coding sequence ATGACAATCGAAAACAACAAAGCCGCGCTGGCCGCGGCAGGGACTCTTGCATGCCTACTGTGCGCGAACGCGGCCGCCCAATCGTCCGTCGAAGTGTATGGCCTGATCGGCACCTACCTGGGCAGCGTGAAGCGCAGCGGCGATCCACAGGCCATTACCCAGCTGAACGGTGGCGGCCTGACGACGTCCTTCCTCGGCTTTCGCGGCAGCGAGGAGCTCGGATCAGGCAACCGTGTCATCTGGTCGCTGGAGAGTTTCTACCGCCCGGACACGGGCGAGCAAGGCCGCAACGCGACGGACCCGTTCTGGTCGCGCAATGCCTGGGTTGGAGTCGAAGGTGACTTTGGCAGGCTGACACTGGGCCGGCAGACGAATCCGATGTACCAGTCGATGCTGCAGCTGAGTCCGTTCGGCACGTCGGTGGTCTTTTCACCCCTTGCCCTGCAAACGTTCGTCGCGGCCTACGGCGGCAACATCATCGGAGACACCGTGTGGAACAACGTCATCCGCTACACGACGCCGCGCTTCGGCGGCCTGCGCGGCAGCATCGACTACGGGCCGGGTGAGCAAGCCGGCCGGGCCGGAGTGGCCAACCTGAGCGTGCATGCCGACTACAACAGCGGCCCCTGGAGCGCGGCCGTCAGCGCGCAGCGGCTGCGCGTCAGCGTCCTCACGCCGCTGCCGGTGGAACAGAAGGCCTGGATGGCGGGCGTTGCCTACGACTCCGGGCTAGTCAAGCTCTACGGCAACGCCGGCCACGCGAGCATCGACGGCGGTAACACGTCGCGACTGCTCGACGCCGGGTTGTCGATCCCCGTTGGCGCACGCGGCGCGATCCTGCTGGAAAGTGCCCGCACGCGGCTGACGCCGGCACATGGCGCGGCCACGCAACGCCGCACGACGTCGCTCGGGTACGATTATCGGCTGTCCAAACGAACGGACGTCTATCTCATCCACACGGGTGACAAGAAAACCAGCGCAGGGTATGGGGCTACGAACGCGCTTGGAATTCGCCACGTTTTCTGA
- a CDS encoding MFS transporter, translating into MSIANQRATPEHKFAPPPQREQNIGQAAPLLFRLENVHMSRWHTKARVIMGSATFFDAFDALSLAFVLPVLIGLWKITPGQVGLLIASGYLGQVVGALFFGWLAERIGRTRSAGITIGLMSIMSLGCALAGNFNMLFLARFIQGIGVGGEVPVAATYINELSQAKGRGRFFLLYELIFPIGLLGAAQIGAFIVPRFGWETMFLLGGIPGLAICLLVFRLPESPRWLIGRGRYAEAERIIASVEASSDGRHLDPATQADACAARTAELARALQGKRKGSWKELFSSVYRTRTFVVWALWASAYFVANGINNWLPSLYKTVYHLPLQEALHMASLSNVLSTCAVVCCALVIDRTGRRRWAIGSFILAGLLLLGLVTIGTDSATHVMILGSAAYAVMGTTTVMLYLYTPEIYPTRIRAIGTGLATSWLRAASATAPALVGLVLAKDGINTVFLMFAAMTVVGLVAALGMIETTNRSLEEISP; encoded by the coding sequence ATGAGCATCGCAAACCAGAGAGCCACGCCCGAGCACAAGTTCGCGCCTCCTCCCCAGCGTGAACAGAACATCGGACAAGCCGCTCCGCTGCTGTTCCGCCTGGAGAACGTCCACATGTCCCGCTGGCATACGAAGGCCAGGGTCATCATGGGCAGCGCCACCTTCTTCGACGCGTTCGACGCGTTGTCGCTCGCGTTCGTTCTTCCGGTCCTCATCGGGCTGTGGAAAATCACGCCCGGACAGGTCGGCCTGCTGATCGCGTCCGGCTACCTGGGCCAGGTCGTCGGCGCGCTGTTCTTCGGCTGGCTCGCCGAGCGCATCGGACGGACCCGCAGCGCGGGCATCACGATCGGGCTGATGTCCATCATGAGCCTCGGCTGCGCGCTGGCCGGCAATTTCAACATGCTGTTCCTGGCCCGCTTCATCCAGGGCATCGGCGTCGGCGGCGAAGTGCCCGTGGCGGCGACGTATATCAACGAGCTGTCGCAGGCGAAGGGCCGCGGGCGCTTCTTCCTGCTATACGAACTGATCTTCCCGATCGGCCTGCTAGGCGCTGCGCAGATCGGCGCCTTCATCGTGCCTCGCTTCGGCTGGGAAACCATGTTCCTGCTCGGCGGCATTCCCGGCCTGGCGATCTGCCTGCTCGTGTTCCGTTTGCCGGAATCGCCCCGCTGGCTGATCGGCCGCGGACGCTATGCGGAGGCGGAGCGCATCATCGCTTCCGTCGAGGCTTCCAGCGACGGACGCCACCTCGATCCGGCCACGCAAGCCGACGCCTGCGCGGCCCGCACCGCGGAACTGGCCCGCGCGCTGCAAGGCAAGCGCAAGGGCTCGTGGAAGGAGTTGTTCTCGTCGGTCTACCGCACCCGCACGTTCGTCGTGTGGGCCCTGTGGGCCAGCGCGTATTTCGTCGCCAACGGCATCAACAACTGGCTGCCGAGCCTCTACAAGACCGTGTATCACCTGCCGCTGCAGGAGGCGTTGCACATGGCATCGCTGTCGAACGTGCTGAGCACCTGCGCCGTCGTCTGCTGCGCGCTCGTCATCGACCGCACGGGGCGCCGCCGCTGGGCCATCGGCAGCTTCATACTCGCGGGCCTGCTGCTGCTCGGCCTCGTCACGATCGGCACCGACAGCGCCACCCACGTGATGATCCTCGGTTCGGCCGCCTACGCCGTGATGGGCACGACGACCGTGATGCTGTACCTGTACACGCCGGAGATTTATCCGACCCGCATCCGCGCCATCGGCACCGGTCTCGCCACCTCGTGGCTGCGTGCCGCATCGGCAACGGCACCCGCCCTCGTCGGCCTCGTGCTGGCGAAGGACGGCATCAACACCGTGTTCCTCATGTTTGCCGCGATGACCGTCGTCGGCCTCGTCGCCGCGCTGGGCATGATCGAAACCACCAACCGCTCGCTCGAAGAAATCTCGCCCTGA